A stretch of the Ptiloglossa arizonensis isolate GNS036 chromosome 1, iyPtiAriz1_principal, whole genome shotgun sequence genome encodes the following:
- the LOC143152250 gene encoding uncharacterized protein LOC143152250: MSTPWTTQCIREPGLTMNLLSLVLLAAFAAGASSVAVAPEKVANANTNEAAQKPVTDNQEQPEPRDEDGDKKVAKRSYGWNPWSYGGYSYGWPWYGGGHGWYPGWYPSWPLFYGGHGYGGYGGYDGYHGWSGHGGWYKGW; the protein is encoded by the exons ATGTCCACCCCTTGGACCACACAGTGCATCCGTGAGCCAGGTTTAACCATGAATCTTCTG TCGTTGGTGTTGCTGGCTGCATTCGCCGCTGGCGCGAGCTCCGTGGCTGTGGCCCCCGAAAAAGtcgcgaacgcgaacacgaACGAGGCGGCCCAAAAACCAGTTACCGATAATCAGGAGCAACCCGAGCCACGGGACGAGGACGGGGACAAGAAAGTAGCAAAACGAAGTTATGGCTGGAATCCATGGAGTTACGGAGGGTACAGTTACGGATGGCCTTG GTACGGTGGTGGTCACGGATGGTACCCTGGCTGGTACCCCAGTTGGCCCCTATTCTATGGTGGTCACGGATACGGTGGATACGGTGGATACGACGGATACCACGGTTGGTCCGGTCACGGTGGTTGGTACAAGGGATGGTAA